One Mus musculus strain C57BL/6J chromosome 2, GRCm38.p6 C57BL/6J genomic window, GCCTTGGGTGTGAAGACAGAGTTTCTGTGATGCTGAGGAAATCTTTCTCATGCATGATGTGGACTAGCTTTTTCATCCGTTTACTTCAGAGTAGCATCTATACTGCCAACCCCAGAGGACCAAGGTGAGCAGCAGCTGGGGCTATGTGGCAAAGCATAGCAGATCCCAAATCCAGCCATGAGACCCAGAAGAACCCCTTAGCTCACCCTCAAAGGAGCTTACTGGGCCTGTCTCCTGCAGAGTGGAGGTTGTGGCAGGTGTTCAGATGCCCCCCTCTAATCTGGGTTCTGCTAGCGCTCAGGAACACGAGGAACACCCAGAAAACAGTCTGTTTCAGTCTCTGCCCATACTTGGAATTAGGtagaatttctttctcagacaggTCCTGACTTTTTTCCAGATTCTGGGATGGATTTTGTCTGGTGACCATGCTCATGTGAAGTTTGGGTACAGCTCTACTGAAAAGCTCTAGAGCTGGGCAGATTTAGTTCAGCCATCCCTCAGGGATATGTCCAGGACTAATGCTCCTAATCTTCACCTCAGGTTGTAGTAAGTACCGTCTGGCATAAGAAGCTGTGCACACAGTGGGAACCAGATAAACTCTTGTCTCCTTCACTGGTTTGGCCCAGAGTCACTCTCCTTTGTCTTTAAGCTCCATTCTTACCAATATGACTTCCACGGCGGCTGCTGACACCCACTGAGCTCCCACTACCTTTGATAAGACACATTTAGTGAGACTCTCCAGTAGCCACACAGGCAGGGGTGACACCACTTcacagaggaggaaagctgtaCCAGTAATGTGCTGGAGCCATTTCCACGCTTGCTTTCTGTCAGACCTTCCTCTCCGAAGTGGGGCAGAATGACTAATGAACTGAGGATGATGTTACCTCACAAGGGCACCCAAATGTTTAGAgatatttatgaaataaatatgcttGAATGATCCATAAGGCTAAGGGGATGGAGTATATATTAGGGGTACAAccagggaaaaaatgaaaatatgaattcATTAATCATGCATGCCATCAACTAAGGCTGACTGACTCAGTTCTTTGTTCCTGATATGCAGGTGAAGGTAAAGGGCTTCTACACTTGAACATCTCAAATTCCGTGTGCACATGGAAGGTGGGAAACTTGTCAAAAGGCAAGTTCACTGGGGCTGGAGATAAGGTTCAATACTCAGAGCAgctactgttcttccagaggacctggattcaatgcCCAACACAGCTCACAATTATCAgtagctccaattccagggactctaatgccctttctggcctctgtatgtaccaggcatgcatctaatacaaatacatacacacaggcaaaacacccatacacataaaaataaagtggTAAGTCTGGGGTGGCCCCTGAGAGTATTCATTTCCAGCAAGACTTTGGTAGTGGTGGTACTGAATAGAATGACTTCACCATTCTCCAACCTTGTGATCTGTGAATTACAACGGGACTTTGCAAACAAGACCTTGAAGGTCTTTGCTTAGAACTGTGGATTGGGGCTCGGGATGTACTGTATACAAACTCCTGAGGAGTCTTAGGAGATGGTGAGGCCATGGCAAGCAAGGGTGTGGTACCCTTCTACATTGTTGTTATTATATGATCATAGGAGGCTCAGCAGATCTGTTCCACTGAACCTTCCCAATGGCAGAGATAGGAAAAGTGCACGagggcttcccaggacctcttgTTGCTAGAGTCTGAGGTGATAGGTTCTCACAACCAGGTGAAGTCAGTCCATTTAGCTTTGAACTAGGAACCTGAATGTGAGCTGAATTGGGCACAAGGTGACAGGGAAAGGCATACACTTTCCGATGCAGACTTGGACAGCTGCTACTGTACAGTTCCTACTTCTCAGACCATGGTGATGAGCTCTCTGGCTAAGTTAAATGAGTATTTACTGCCCGGAACTTCCAGACTGGCCCCTCCTCCTCAGTTGCTCTGAACCATTACACTGTGACTTTCCTAGCACTTGCTTTATGTAGCTTATTTGGAATGACACGTGCATGTGGTTAGCCAGGGTCCTTTGTTGGGAGCAGAGGATGGGCCTTCCGCTTCCACAAGAACAAGTGAGATACTTAGACTTCCTGATGCATCCTCGGACCTGGACAGTTACCAGAGCCTTGCCAGTCTACTGCTTATACCCTCACTCTCTGCCATGCTTGCCTTTTGACCTGTTCTCAGATTCCTGGTCAAGTCCAGAGAAGTGATTTAGGGTGTGGCATCCCAAGGGCAAACAAGGCCTAGATCTGGTGGCTAGGATGCCTGCCTCTGAGCATCTGTTCTAGTTTTGAACAGTGGTCAGCAAGCAAACAAGTATTACTGACAAGCAAAAGTGGGGCTATGCCTGGGATTGTCATTGGTGGTGGAACCTGTCTCTATTGGAACTGCACCGAAGTATATGTACAAAATCAGGTGACAGAGAACATGAAGTGATCCATGGATTTGTTTTCCTCCTGCAAAGAAGACAGCTATGGATCAATGATAAAATGTCACCAATGACAAGACGAAAGTCATGAGGAAGCTGGGTTCTGGAGGGAGGTTGGACAGATGTGTTACCTGTTTTCCAGCTGTGTGTCAACAGGTAAGAACTCTAACAGGAATGTAGCTCCATTTAATACTTGGTACATTCCTGGAGTTGAGGTCTTAGGAGACTCGTGGTTTAGATTGGAGGTTGGCTTGAAGCTCATGACTGAGGAGAGAAACGCAATGCAAAACTCAGCCAGCTCTAAGAATAGAAAAGACAGCAAGCCAAGAAGAGAAGGTGGGATGTGGGCCGGTGTAGCCTAGAAATAGTATGAGTGGTCTTATTTAGCACCAAAAGACAATGATTTAGAAGTAGACCTTGATTCTATTTGTAAGCCACTAGATGAGCTATGAGATTTCAAACCAAGTGAAAATGATACTGTGAATCTTATTAGATGTCCGAAGGTCTCAGGAATTTCCCCCAGAGAAAAGACCTTCTTATATCACAGCCAGCCCAGAAGTCAACCCCAACTCCATGGGGTCATAGCCACTGCCCCGTGGCTGTTATCAAAGCCAACAGGGCAAGCTACTGTGGACTCTGCTCTGCATGGTCTTGGTCaaatttttccattaaaaaacaaaagcaaatgggACAATACAAACAAGATATGACTTGACATCACTAGTTTGGGTACAAGCAAGGATTGGTGAGGATACAGAGAAACTGGAGCACTACCTCTGGTATGAAAATAGCGTGGCTGTTTTGGGAAAcactggcagttcctcaaaaaatttaaCGTGTTATTATGGGACCCTGAAAATCCATTCCAGATACATTCAATGACTTAAAAACTGCCCACGCAAAATAACAAAACCCACTTTGTACATGAATGTTAACAGCATTCAATATAACAAGCAAGGAGAAACAATCCAAGCATCCATGAACTTATAAATTAACAAATATGACATAGCCATGCTATGATTGTACAGCCATGGGGAATGTCGATGCTACAATCACATGAACAGTGAGGACAGAGAGTGGGAAATGCTggacacacagaccacacactgAGTGATGTCACTTATGAAAACTATCCAAAATAGGCAAACAGACTGGAGGGTTGCCTGCCCAGGGGAGGGAAAATGGGAGTGATTGCCAGTGAAGATATTTCTTTTGGAGGAATCTGGGGTTGGATGCACAGCACTGTGAATATCTCCCAACCCACTGAGTTGTGTACTTTAAAATAGTGAATTTCATGGTTATGTAAATTCTCTTAataaagctattaaaaaaaacaggTTATAAAGTGCTATTTATTTACTGCAAAGGCTCCAGTCTGGAGGATCTATGGGACATACACTGAAACATTCCCTCTTGCTGTTGGCCGTACACAGCTGGGAGGAGGTTAagtgacagagactgagacaagtTCCAGCTGCTTGACAAGTTCCTGGAGGCACCATTCAAGGCTTCCCACATCTATGATACTGGGTTTCTTAGAGATACTATATAAGACTTAtaggaaccaaaccaaaccagtccTTTCTCCAGAAACACTGCAGTTTGTCTGTAGAAAACAGAACTAATGTATGATTATATTTTTTATCTTTGCTACTAAAAAGCCCAATGGAAGAATGTTTCAACTTTTACCTTTTCCTTTAAATCAGGGTCCAAGTTATCTACATTCCCAAACCTATCTGGAGAATTCTAGCCACTGTTCCTTTAATGCTTCCTTGCATAAAAAAGGGATGCTTTAATGAGCAAAGTGTCCTAAGCTCTTTTGCAGGTACCCAGTTACCAACAGAACCCAAACATCCACCTGCCAGCCCTCAAGGATGAAGTTGATGCACAATGGACGTCTTGTCCTTGTCTCTGCATGGTCTGTGGCCTCAGAGCACAGAATGGCCTACACCTTCAAGGTGGTCAGTGCCTGACCCATGGGATCCTTCAACAGCTAGGGAGCCTGCTCATGCTGGATTGAGCCCCAAGCCCAGCCTCCCTGAGACTGGCCCTGGTCCTGTCAGTCCAGTCTATCTCCCCATCTATCCTGGAGCCACACATGGTTGGGCTGCCGGCCATGGAACGAAGCGCTTGGTACTTGATTTGGTGTCTCCTGGAACAGTACGCCATTGTGCTCTTCCAGCTTTATGGCACAGGGGTAGAGCACTGCCAGTGCCTGTCAGCTGGGGCTTCAAATATCTAGATAATTCTACAGATTGGGAGAGCTTGGACACAGGCTTCCAAAGACAAAGGCTCCCCTTCCTCCTGGCTGGACCCATGTTCCTATGCTCTTGTCAGTCCCAGGAGGACATGAAGAGCAGGTAATAGACACAGCGTACCTTCGTTTTCTCTTCTCTAGTACCTAGGGCTATTCCCATCCACACAGCTCACTACAGAGCTCCAGTGAAGGCACCTCTGATTTCACAGGTCGTTACTAGGCTCCTAAGAGAAAGGACTTCTTTAGGGTCACTATGAAACTAGCCTACAGGTCTGTTCTGTTTATTCCTCTACTTACAGGCCACTGCAGCCCAGGGAGAGTCAACAGGCTGCTCAGAGCAACTGGTTGAGCATGCCCTTGGGAGGAGATGGCAGTTTTTCTAGTGTGCCTGCTTTGGTGAAATCATCCTTGTGGCTCATGGATTCCAATCACACTTCCACCCAGAAAGCCTGGGTGGGGCTCATCTTAGTGATGTCAGGAGCAAGAGTAACTTGTGACTCGAGGGTGCTTGAGAAGAATGCCCTGTAGGAATCCCGTAGTCCTATGCAGTATCACACTCTTAAGAGTTTGTGCATTAACAAAAAGGAGCGTGGAAGACTGGCAACATGTATTCTGTATTGACATTTGGTTCTTAATAATAACATCCAAAATGCGTTCTGTTCTTATAGCGCTGTGACCGCGACTGCATCGGGTGGAGGGCTGATGTTGCCGGAGTCTTCCTTGCAAGTGGGGAGGAGCTGGTGATTGAGACACACTAATTTCTCCGTGGGACCTATATGCAGCTTGGTGGGGTGCTGCAGCAGGCACCTCGGCTCTGACAAGGGCTGGGGATGCAACCCCAGCAGGCCTGCAAACACATGGGCAGAATCCTCTGCCCCAAGCCCACAAGAATACTGACGCTGATGGGGCCAGTGGTGGCAGCTCCTGGAGAGTAAAAGGGAGGCTGAGCTGTTACATTCTTGAGGCCTTCACAGGTACATGTCATCGTAGCCCGGTGGGGGAAGATGGTCAGGGTTAGGTCTGCAATGTAAAGAGGGTCTAATGAATTGGAGAATGAGGCTGAGTACGCAAGAAACATGCCCCGTATGGAGGAGGCCCACAGAGTGACATGGAGTTTAAGATCATGAACTCTAGGGCCAGATGGCCTGGAACTAAATTTTACCATGGCTTAAACACCCAGTCTCCTGGCCTTGCCCTTCTCATCTATAAAAGAACTATTGACATAAGCATTTCTTCTCCTGTGTTGTCCTTGCAGGGTCAATAGCGTGCTGGACAGTTTTACATAAAGTTGATACAAAttatagtcatctgagaggggGAACTTTGATTGAGAGAAcatgcctccacaagatcagactacaggcaagcctgtagaacaTTTCCTTAATTGatgggggagagcccagcccactgtgactGGGGCCACCCATGGGCTggtgggttctgtaagaaagcaggctgagcaggccagggAGAACAAGCtagcaagcagcactcctccatggcctctgcaccagctcctgtctccaagttctTGCTCTCttcgagttcctgtcctgacttcttttaacGATGAACCCGTGATATGGAGTCAAATAAACTCTCTCCCAAGATcctttttgttcatggtgtttcatcacagcaatgataaCTCCAACTAAGACACCAAGggaagaaggtgaggagagaCCCCCTAGGCCTCCAGGGAGGCAGCATGGCAGCTGTGCCTGGAGTCAGATACCTCGGCTGCAGTGCTGGACTAAGCTAAGCGGAGCTGCCATCAGGTCCCACCTCTCAGCATACCTGAGTGAATACCTACCCAGATGGGCTGGTCCCAATGGGTCCAAAGGGGTCAAAGCGAGCTCCTGGGGGCACAGCACCAGGAGGAAGCCGGTTTGGGAGGCCTGAGGATGGGTCAATAAGTACTCTTGGGAAGCCGGATCTCAGGGGATCCACAATCATGCCACCTCTCTGACACCTGAGACAGGAAGGAAGCTGGGTAAGCAGGTGTTACAGAGACTACTGCCCTTGAAGAAGAGAGACAGGCATATAGTGAATAAAAATTGACCAGCATGACTACTCTAGAAGTCCAGGAAGACAGGAGAGCAAGTCAGAGTGAACAAGAATACAAAGAGCACACAAAGTTGTGCACCACTGGAGCCAAAGGGCCTGCAGCAGCAGAGGAAGTTCTGTAAGGATTCCGTGAGCCCACAGGACAGAGATCTCTGACACATCTTACATTTAGTAAGATCAACTGGTCAAGAACCAGAGCTAGAATTGGCCAGGATCAATACAGAACTCTCCAGCTCTGCAGAGTTTATCCTAAGTCTAGGAGTAATAGCGTCAATACCATGATGAGggtttgctattttctttttctttttttttttggtttttcaagacagggtttctctgtatagccctggctgtcctggaactcaatttgtagaccaggctagtcttgaactcagaaatccgcctgcctctgcctcccaagtgctgggattaaaggcgtgcgccactaccgccTGGCCGAGGGTTTGCTATTTTCTTAAGGGCCTCAGCACAGCTGCTAACTGCCTGTGGGTTGCCCAAGCCTGGCTCCTGCCATTCTCTGTCCCTCACTGAGTTCCACAGACCTGACTTCATGCACTCAAGCTGAGATAAATAGGCTTACATGCTGAGGTCACTGTCTGAGCCGCTCTGAAGAGTTAAGTGAGTCCTATGATCTAAAACTGAGATGCTAAAAGTGGGGTCACTCTTCAGCAGGAGTTAAACCTCATCTGACTCACTCAGAGAACACTGCAGAGCTGAGGGTACAGAACCTCTGCTGGATACAGGATGAGAATCAGAGGATACTCCCTTTGTGGAATGAGGTAACCACTAAATAGCCTGAGCTGTTACTCTACAGCCTGTGGCCCATTGTGTGGTTTTCCTTTTGCATCCTTATGACTCTTGCCCAGGAGGGTCCCAGGTCTTTCTCTGAACTGCTCTGGGTATGGCAGACCACAGAAAGTAGCAGTGACTCCTCAGCCACTCATCACTACCTCCTTCACTccaaagggaggggaggctgaCGAAAGCTCTAAAATGGGATGAGCTGGGCTGCAAGCCACTAAGCAAATTATACTGTTGCTGCCTCCCCAGAAATACTCACCCAAAAGGGTCTAGGTCATCTCCCCCGACAGCAAATGGGCTCAGGGGATCACGCCTGAAACAAACAAGGACAATTACCACAATTCCCAGAGCAGCCAAGCACCTATGCTCCCAGGGGCTTGAAGCTGATGCAGAAGAGACACACCGAACACCAgacaaggaagaaactttcataaGATCACAACGTAAGGAATACTTGAAAGTGGTCCTTGGCAGAGATTAATACTGATCACATTAAACTGGAAATAATATGAAGAGCTGAACGAAAGGTAAAACTGGGTGGATGCGGGGGACGGGCGGGGAACTGGAGAgacaactcagtggttaagagcactggctacttttccaaaggacctgggttcaattccagcatCACATAATGGTTCACAAgcatccataactctagttctagaacATATGATGCCCTTGTCTGGCCTCTatggcatacacatacatacatacacacagcccaaacacccatatatacataaataaagaattaaaagtgAAAACGGAGgcagcagagatggctcagcagttaagagagcatACTGCTGTTTTAGAAGAcatgtttggttcctagcaccaaatcagatggctcacaaccacctgtaactccagttccaagggatttgacaccttcttctggcctctatggccgCTTGCATGCATGAGGTACATACACATCCACAAaggcacaaacacataaaaaattaatctttaaaaaggtAAAACAATAAAGGGCAAAGTCTAGATAAAGATAAATTATTAAATAGCCTCCAAATATATTCTATTGTATTCATACTTTGCTAAAATTCTTATAGTTTATGTAAGTCAAGAACTTGATACATGAAATATTACTTCAAAACCAACACCTGGCAGCTAAAGTGTAAATGCTACTCAGGTGGAGCAAGACAGAAGCCTGGGAGCCAGAGGGTAGTGTGTGCTTCTCGGCCTTCTATCCATCATGGCCTGTGCACACTTTCAACCCCACCGTCTACTGTGAATCTCTGCACCACAGCCAGCTGGTGGCCACTGGCTATAAACCTCTGCAATCTCTAgtgttccccctttctctccaaaGGATTAAGTTCTTCCTTCTCTGCGAATGCCAGAGCGCCAGAATAAACCTGAGAATGAGAGTACAGAGCATAACTAAAGGTTACCAACTCTCCAGAACAATGTGGGGAGGAGGGGAAACAAAACAGCGCAAAGGAGGGGGGAGCTGCAAGGCCCGCTAAACAACTCAAAACTGCCAGGAGGAGGGAGTTGCTAGGCCCATCCCATCCCATACATACTCAGGCCGTCAGGGCTATCCCCAGGGCTATCCGGCaggcagcaagtgctctccaGCCTTACTACAAGGCAATCACACTTTTAAGAACTTACTCTGTGAGACCTGGGAACCCTTTTTAAATGCATCACATAATCGTGTGCACCTTAGGGCAGTCAGAGTTGTGTCTGTGTTCTGGACTTGGAGTAAAAGATTTTATAGCAGGCTGGCAGGAGCCTGTCACAAAATCTCTGCAtccccaactttttttttctttaaattctgctagtttattgattgattggttttcatgacagggtttctctatatagtcttggccgtcctggaaca contains:
- the Psmf1 gene encoding proteasome inhibitor PI31 subunit isoform 2 (isoform 2 is encoded by transcript variant 2) encodes the protein MPWARATRTYKNSEELRSQIRSGIITPIHEQWEKARANSPPREFPPATAREVDPLQISSHRPHTSRQPAWRDPLSPFAVGGDDLDPFGCQRGGMIVDPLRSGFPRVLIDPSSGLPNRLPPGAVPPGARFDPFGPIGTSPSGPNPDHLPPPGYDDMYL